In Gemmatimonadota bacterium, one genomic interval encodes:
- a CDS encoding XdhC family protein, protein MKPDLLDLAARLTAAAEPFALAQVVRREPPTSARVGDAAIVTADGSFHGWVGGSCTRPTVVREALAALADGQPRLIALDPDPGATRPDGITVFPMTCHSRGRVDVYIEPTLPTPGLYVFGVTPVARALVRLGAGMGYQVTAVDPDADGETFPEAAGVLEALEEGVARGSARCLAVVATQGQWDEPAAAQALALAPDYLGVVASGRRFEEIRAFLEQQGADPSALDRISSPAGLDIGALTAEEIAISILAEMVQVVRSRDAERSGTEGVEVGPASTEQIDPICGMSVIPGPETPRAEHDGRTYYFCCGHCRARFLQDPAAHAGAAGS, encoded by the coding sequence ATGAAGCCCGACCTCCTCGATCTCGCGGCGCGCCTGACCGCTGCCGCCGAGCCGTTCGCCCTCGCGCAGGTGGTGCGCCGCGAGCCGCCCACGTCGGCGCGGGTGGGCGACGCCGCGATCGTCACCGCGGACGGTTCGTTCCACGGCTGGGTCGGTGGCTCGTGTACGCGGCCCACGGTGGTCCGCGAGGCGCTGGCTGCTCTCGCCGACGGGCAGCCCCGCCTGATAGCGCTCGATCCGGATCCCGGGGCCACGCGGCCGGACGGGATCACGGTGTTTCCGATGACCTGCCACAGCAGGGGACGCGTGGACGTGTATATCGAACCGACGCTGCCCACCCCCGGGCTCTACGTGTTCGGGGTCACCCCCGTCGCGCGGGCGCTGGTGAGGCTCGGGGCCGGCATGGGTTACCAGGTGACCGCGGTGGATCCCGACGCCGACGGCGAGACCTTTCCGGAAGCGGCGGGCGTGCTGGAGGCGCTCGAGGAGGGCGTGGCCCGGGGCTCGGCTCGGTGCCTGGCCGTGGTCGCGACACAGGGGCAGTGGGACGAGCCCGCCGCGGCGCAGGCGCTGGCGCTCGCCCCCGACTATCTGGGGGTCGTGGCCAGCGGGCGCAGGTTCGAGGAGATTCGCGCGTTTCTCGAGCAGCAGGGCGCGGACCCATCGGCGCTCGACCGAATCTCCAGCCCCGCGGGGCTGGACATCGGCGCGCTGACGGCCGAGGAAATCGCGATCAGCATCCTGGCGGAGATGGTCCAGGTGGTCCGCTCGCGGGACGCGGAGCGGTCCGGCACCGAGGGTGTCGAGGTCGGGCCCGCGTCGACCGAGCAGATCGATCCCATCTGCGGAATGAGCGTGATTCCGGGCCCAGAGACGCCGCGCGCCGAGCACGACGGGCGCACGTACTACTTCTGCTGCGGCCACTGCCGCGCGCGCTTTCTACAGGACCCGGCCGCGCACGCCGGCGCCGCCGGCTCGTGA
- a CDS encoding MoxR family ATPase — protein MSLERHGYVAGPDIATALYLMRELGRPLLVEGDAGVGKTEIAKVLASILETELIRLQCYEGLDVHTALYEWDVQRQLLRLRVEQAAGADADALEQRIFSREYLLERPLLRALTREEGPAVLLIDEIDRADDAFEAFLLEVLSDFQVSIPELGVVHAAHVPHVILTSNRTRELGDALRRRCLYLYIDHPSVEKEIAILTARVPELDGALARDIARFMHTLRGRSLVRTPGVAETLDWARALLGLERTLLDPEVVRDTLGCIIKDRADARQIASLGTEALLREAGVRATA, from the coding sequence GTGAGCCTGGAACGGCACGGATACGTAGCCGGACCGGACATCGCGACCGCGCTCTACCTGATGCGCGAGCTCGGCCGGCCGCTGCTCGTGGAAGGTGATGCGGGTGTCGGCAAGACGGAGATCGCCAAGGTCCTGGCGAGCATCCTCGAAACCGAGCTGATCCGGCTTCAGTGCTACGAGGGGCTGGACGTGCACACCGCGCTCTACGAGTGGGACGTCCAGCGACAACTGCTCCGTCTGCGGGTCGAGCAGGCGGCCGGCGCCGACGCGGACGCGCTGGAGCAGCGGATCTTCAGCCGCGAGTACCTCCTCGAGCGGCCGCTCCTGCGGGCGCTCACCCGGGAGGAGGGTCCGGCGGTGCTCCTCATCGACGAGATCGATCGCGCGGACGACGCGTTCGAGGCCTTCCTGCTCGAGGTGCTGTCCGACTTTCAGGTGTCGATCCCCGAGCTCGGGGTCGTGCACGCCGCCCACGTGCCGCACGTGATCCTCACGTCGAACAGGACACGCGAGCTCGGCGACGCGCTGCGGCGGCGGTGCCTGTACCTGTACATAGATCATCCCAGCGTGGAGAAGGAGATCGCCATCCTGACCGCGCGCGTGCCGGAGCTGGACGGGGCGCTCGCGCGCGACATCGCGCGCTTCATGCACACGCTGCGGGGTCGCTCGCTGGTGCGCACGCCGGGCGTGGCGGAGACGTTGGACTGGGCGCGCGCGCTCCTGGGGCTGGAGCGGACCCTGCTGGATCCGGAGGTCGTGCGGGACACGCTGGGGTGCATCATCAAGGACCGCGCGGACGCCCGACAGATAGCGTCTCTCGGCACCGAGGCGCTCCTGCGCGAGGCCGGCGTCCGCGCGACAGCGTGA